The following proteins are encoded in a genomic region of Streptococcus equi subsp. equi:
- the dnaD_1 gene encoding phage protein: MDEKKLFENFQLTFGRMISPFEIEDIQKWIHQDNMPIDVVNLALREAVENNKINWKYINKILVEWHKAGDTTIEKVKERLQRFEDSKEQRHATISNVPSWSNPDYQGPTYDDLKVNPSEVSDGAGDF; this comes from the coding sequence ATGGACGAAAAAAAGCTTTTTGAAAATTTTCAACTAACTTTCGGAAGAATGATATCGCCATTTGAAATAGAAGATATTCAAAAGTGGATTCACCAGGATAATATGCCGATTGATGTTGTTAACCTTGCTTTAAGAGAAGCGGTAGAAAACAACAAGATCAATTGGAAGTATATCAACAAAATTTTGGTGGAGTGGCATAAAGCTGGAGATACGACGATTGAGAAGGTCAAAGAGAGGTTGCAGAGATTTGAGGATAGCAAAGAACAACGACATGCAACTATCTCAAATGTTCCTAGCTGGTCAAATCCAGACTACCAAGGCCCGACATACGATGATTTAAAAGTAAATCCAAGCGAGGTGTCAGATGGCGCAGGAGATTTTTGA
- the tsf gene encoding elongation factor Ts, which produces MAEITAKLVKELREKSGAGVMDAKKALVETDGDMEKAIELLREKGMAKAAKKADRVAAEGLTGVYVNGNVAAVVEVNAETDFVAKNAQFVELVNATAKAIAEGKPANNDEALALIMPSGETLADAYVNATATIGEKISFRRFALVEKTDDQHFGAYQHNGGRIGVITVVEGGDEALAKQVSMHVAAMKPTVLSYTELDPQFIKDELAQLNHAIELDNESRAMVNKPALPFLKYGSKAQLSADVIAQAEEDIKAELAAEGKPEKIWDKIIPGKMDRFMLDNTKVDQAYTLLAQVYIMDDSKTVEAYLDSVNAKAISFARFEVGEGIEKKANDFESEVAATMAAALNN; this is translated from the coding sequence ATGGCAGAAATTACAGCTAAGCTTGTAAAAGAATTGCGTGAAAAATCTGGTGCCGGCGTTATGGACGCTAAAAAAGCACTTGTTGAAACAGATGGCGACATGGAAAAGGCTATTGAGCTTCTTCGTGAAAAGGGTATGGCAAAGGCCGCTAAAAAAGCTGACCGCGTTGCTGCTGAAGGCTTGACAGGTGTTTATGTTAATGGTAACGTTGCTGCTGTTGTTGAGGTCAATGCTGAAACTGACTTCGTTGCCAAAAACGCTCAATTCGTTGAATTGGTAAACGCAACTGCAAAGGCTATCGCAGAAGGTAAGCCAGCTAATAACGACGAAGCACTTGCTCTTATCATGCCTTCTGGTGAAACACTTGCTGATGCTTATGTCAATGCAACAGCTACAATCGGTGAAAAAATCTCATTCCGTCGCTTTGCCCTAGTTGAAAAAACTGATGACCAACACTTTGGCGCTTACCAACACAATGGCGGCCGTATTGGCGTTATCACTGTTGTTGAAGGCGGAGACGAAGCACTTGCCAAGCAAGTATCAATGCACGTCGCAGCTATGAAGCCAACTGTTTTATCATACACTGAGCTTGACCCACAATTTATCAAGGACGAGTTGGCACAATTGAACCACGCTATTGAGCTTGACAATGAATCACGTGCAATGGTTAACAAGCCAGCACTTCCATTCTTGAAATATGGTTCAAAGGCTCAATTATCAGCTGACGTGATTGCGCAAGCTGAAGAAGACATCAAGGCTGAGCTTGCTGCTGAAGGTAAGCCTGAAAAGATCTGGGACAAAATTATCCCAGGTAAGATGGATCGCTTCATGCTTGATAACACTAAGGTTGACCAAGCCTATACTCTTCTTGCTCAGGTTTACATCATGGACGACAGCAAAACGGTTGAAGCATACCTTGACTCAGTCAATGCTAAAGCGATTAGCTTTGCTCGCTTTGAAGTCGGTGAAGGTATTGAGAAAAAAGCTAACGACTTTGAATCAGAGGTTGCTGCTACAATGGCAGCTGCGCTTAACAACTAG
- the pepO gene encoding endopeptidase O: protein MTTYQEDFYQAVNGQWAETAVIPDDKPRTGGFSDLADEIEDLMLTTTDAWLAGEHVPNDAILENFVKFHRLVADYDKRDQVGVAPALDLIEEYKALGSFAEFASKVADYELNGKPNQFPFSVAPDFMNAQLNVLWAEAPGLILPDTTYYAKDNDKGKELLAIWRGMQEELLPKFGFSHEEVKDLLDKVITLDKQLADYVLSREEYSEYAKLYHPYDWAEFTKLVPELPLDNIFTVILGEVPDKVVVPEERFWTEFAADYYSEKNWELLKAWLVLTAAGAYHAYLTDEIRVLSGVYSRALSGTPQAMDKKKAAYYLAQGPFNQALGLWYAGEKFSPEAKADVEHKVAKMIEVYKSRLETADWLAPATREKAITKLNVITPHIGYPEKLPETYAKKVIDDKLSLVENAQNLAKISIAHSWSKWNKPVDRSEWHMPANMVNAYYDPQQNQIVFPAAILQAPFYSLSQSSSANYGGIGAVIAHEISHAFDTNGASFDEHGSLKNWWTDEDYAAFKERTDKIVEQFDGLDSYGAKVNGKLTVSENVADLGGVACALEAAQSEPDFSARDFFINFATIWRMKAREEFMQMMASIDVHAPGQWRTNVTLTNFDEFHQEFNIKEGDPMWRAPEDRVIIW, encoded by the coding sequence ATGACAACATATCAAGAAGATTTTTATCAAGCCGTCAATGGTCAATGGGCAGAAACAGCTGTTATCCCAGACGATAAGCCTCGTACAGGGGGCTTTTCAGACCTAGCAGATGAGATTGAGGACTTAATGCTGACCACAACAGATGCTTGGTTGGCTGGTGAGCATGTTCCCAATGACGCTATATTAGAAAACTTTGTCAAGTTTCACCGCTTGGTTGCAGATTATGACAAGCGTGATCAGGTGGGCGTAGCGCCAGCCTTGGACTTAATTGAAGAATACAAGGCCTTAGGATCTTTTGCCGAGTTTGCTAGCAAGGTGGCTGATTATGAGCTAAATGGAAAACCAAATCAGTTTCCATTTAGTGTAGCACCAGACTTTATGAATGCTCAGTTAAATGTCCTTTGGGCAGAGGCACCAGGTCTTATCCTGCCAGATACCACTTACTATGCCAAAGACAATGACAAAGGCAAAGAGCTGCTTGCTATCTGGCGTGGCATGCAAGAGGAGCTATTGCCTAAATTTGGCTTTTCACATGAAGAGGTTAAGGACTTGCTGGATAAGGTTATCACGCTTGATAAACAGCTGGCAGATTATGTCCTTTCTCGTGAGGAATATTCAGAGTATGCCAAGCTTTACCACCCTTATGACTGGGCCGAGTTTACCAAGCTAGTGCCAGAATTGCCTTTAGATAATATATTTACTGTGATTTTAGGTGAAGTACCAGACAAGGTTGTTGTGCCAGAGGAGCGGTTCTGGACAGAATTTGCAGCTGACTATTATTCTGAGAAGAATTGGGAGCTGCTAAAAGCCTGGCTAGTGCTTACAGCAGCAGGTGCTTATCATGCTTATTTGACTGACGAGATTCGTGTGCTATCAGGAGTTTACAGTCGTGCCTTGTCAGGAACTCCACAGGCTATGGACAAGAAAAAAGCAGCCTATTACTTAGCACAAGGACCATTTAATCAAGCTCTTGGGCTTTGGTATGCTGGTGAAAAATTTTCACCAGAGGCTAAGGCTGATGTTGAACACAAGGTAGCTAAGATGATTGAGGTTTATAAATCTCGTCTTGAAACTGCGGATTGGCTTGCACCAGCAACACGTGAGAAAGCCATTACAAAGCTAAATGTTATCACCCCACACATTGGCTATCCGGAAAAATTACCAGAAACCTATGCTAAAAAGGTCATCGATGATAAGCTATCACTTGTTGAAAATGCTCAGAATTTAGCCAAAATTTCAATTGCTCATTCATGGAGCAAGTGGAATAAGCCTGTGGATCGTAGTGAATGGCACATGCCTGCCAACATGGTTAATGCTTATTATGACCCACAGCAAAACCAAATTGTGTTCCCAGCAGCTATTCTGCAGGCGCCGTTTTATTCGTTGAGTCAAAGCTCATCAGCTAATTATGGTGGTATCGGTGCTGTTATTGCTCATGAAATTTCGCATGCCTTTGATACCAACGGTGCTTCCTTTGATGAGCATGGTAGCCTAAAGAATTGGTGGACAGACGAGGATTATGCCGCCTTCAAGGAGCGTACCGATAAAATTGTAGAGCAATTTGATGGCCTTGACTCCTATGGTGCTAAAGTCAATGGTAAATTAACAGTGTCTGAAAATGTTGCTGACCTAGGTGGTGTTGCCTGTGCCTTAGAGGCAGCTCAGTCAGAGCCAGATTTTTCTGCCAGAGATTTCTTTATCAACTTTGCCACCATCTGGCGTATGAAGGCGCGTGAGGAATTCATGCAAATGATGGCAAGTATTGACGTCCACGCACCTGGTCAATGGCGTACTAATGTGACCTTGACAAACTTTGATGAATTCCACCAAGAATTTAACATTAAAGAAGGTGATCCAATGTGGCGTGCTCCAGAGGATCGTGTGATTATTTGGTAA
- the rpsB gene encoding 30S ribosomal protein S2, with product MHFPHAYDVGFSVFRLAMTSFFWYTVVVVQTTNTHLRSIVILLPSGGVASRRLREEKNISIKEKLLMAVISMKQLLEAGVHFGHQTRRWNPKMAKYIFTERNGIHVIDLQQTVKLADQAYEFVRDAAANDAVILFVGTKKQAAEAVADEATRAGQYFINHRWLGGTLTNWGTIQKRIARLKEIKRMEEEGTFEVLPKKEVALLNKQRARLEKFLGGIEDMPRIPDVMYVVDPHKEQIAVKEAKKLGIPVVAMVDTNADPDDIDVIIPANDDAIRAVKLITAKLADAVIEGRQGEDAEVAFEADTQAESIEEIVEVVEGSNEA from the coding sequence ATGCATTTTCCTCATGCGTACGACGTGGGTTTTAGTGTATTTAGGCTTGCTATGACTAGCTTTTTTTGGTATACTGTTGTAGTTGTGCAGACAACAAATACTCATCTTAGATCGATTGTGATTCTGTTGCCATCAGGTGGAGTTGCAAGCCGACGTCTAAGAGAGGAAAAAAACATTTCTATAAAGGAGAAACTACTCATGGCAGTAATTTCAATGAAACAACTTCTTGAGGCTGGTGTTCACTTTGGTCACCAAACTCGTCGCTGGAACCCTAAGATGGCTAAATACATCTTCACAGAGCGTAACGGTATCCACGTTATCGACTTGCAACAAACTGTAAAATTAGCTGATCAAGCTTACGAGTTTGTTCGTGATGCAGCAGCTAATGACGCTGTTATCTTGTTTGTTGGTACTAAAAAGCAAGCTGCTGAAGCAGTTGCTGACGAAGCTACTCGTGCAGGTCAATACTTCATCAACCACCGCTGGTTGGGTGGAACTCTTACAAACTGGGGAACTATCCAAAAGCGTATCGCTCGTTTGAAAGAAATCAAACGCATGGAAGAAGAAGGAACCTTTGAGGTTCTTCCTAAGAAAGAGGTTGCACTTCTTAACAAGCAACGCGCACGTCTTGAAAAATTCTTAGGTGGTATTGAGGATATGCCTCGTATCCCAGATGTGATGTACGTTGTTGACCCACACAAAGAACAAATCGCTGTTAAAGAAGCTAAGAAGCTTGGTATTCCAGTTGTGGCAATGGTTGATACAAATGCTGACCCAGATGACATTGATGTGATCATTCCAGCTAACGACGACGCTATCCGCGCTGTCAAATTAATCACTGCTAAATTGGCTGATGCTGTTATCGAAGGCCGTCAAGGTGAAGACGCAGAGGTTGCATTTGAAGCTGATACTCAAGCAGAGTCAATCGAAGAAATCGTTGAGGTTGTTGAAGGTTCAAACGAAGCTTAA
- the ahpF gene encoding NADH dehydrogenase: MALSPDIKEQLAQYLNLLESDLVLQAYLGSDDSSQKVKDFIEEIAAMSDRITVEETTLTRQPSFKITQKGQDSGVIFAGLPLGHEFASFILALLQVSGRAPKIEQDIIDRIRAIDRPLSFETYVSLTCHNCPDVVQALNIMAVLNKNISHTMVEGGMFQEEVKAKGIMSVPTVFLNGEEFTSGRATIEQLLEQIAGPLSKEAFADKGVYDVLVIGGGPAGNSAAIYAARKGLNTGLLAETFGGQVMETVGIENMIGTLYTEGPKLMAQVEEHTKSYDVDIIKAQLATSIEKKDLVEVTLANGAVLKAKTAILALGAKWRSINVPGENEFKNKGVTYCPHCDGPLFEDKNVAVIGGGNSGLEAALDLAGLAKHVYVLEFLPELKADKVLQDRAAKTDNMTILKNVATKDIVGDDHVTGLNYIERDSNQEKHLDLEGVFVQIGLVPNTAWLKDSGISLTDRGEIIVDKYGSTNIPGIFAAGDCTDSAYKQIIISMGSGATAAIGAFDYLIRQ; the protein is encoded by the coding sequence ATGGCATTAAGTCCTGATATTAAAGAGCAGCTTGCTCAATACCTTAATCTTTTGGAATCTGACTTAGTCCTACAAGCTTATCTTGGTAGTGACGATAGCTCACAAAAGGTCAAGGACTTCATTGAAGAAATTGCTGCCATGTCAGACCGTATCACTGTTGAGGAGACTACCCTAACACGTCAACCAAGCTTTAAGATTACCCAAAAAGGTCAAGACAGCGGAGTGATCTTTGCTGGACTGCCTCTAGGTCACGAGTTTGCCTCCTTTATCCTTGCTCTATTACAGGTTTCAGGACGTGCACCAAAGATTGAGCAGGATATTATTGACCGCATCAGGGCTATTGACCGTCCTTTAAGCTTTGAAACCTATGTCAGCTTAACGTGTCATAATTGCCCAGATGTGGTCCAAGCCTTGAACATTATGGCTGTTCTTAATAAGAACATTTCACATACTATGGTTGAGGGTGGTATGTTCCAAGAGGAAGTCAAGGCAAAGGGCATCATGTCTGTGCCAACTGTCTTTTTGAATGGAGAAGAATTCACCTCTGGTCGCGCCACTATTGAGCAGCTGCTTGAGCAAATCGCAGGACCTCTATCTAAGGAGGCCTTTGCTGATAAAGGAGTCTATGACGTCCTTGTCATTGGTGGAGGACCTGCAGGAAATAGTGCTGCCATCTATGCTGCTCGTAAAGGCTTAAATACAGGTCTTTTGGCTGAGACCTTTGGTGGTCAAGTCATGGAAACTGTAGGTATCGAAAACATGATAGGAACCCTGTATACAGAGGGACCAAAGCTTATGGCCCAGGTTGAGGAGCATACTAAATCCTATGATGTTGACATCATCAAAGCCCAGCTGGCTACTTCGATTGAGAAAAAAGACCTTGTTGAGGTTACTCTTGCTAATGGCGCTGTCTTGAAGGCTAAAACAGCTATTCTAGCGCTTGGTGCAAAATGGCGCAGTATCAATGTTCCTGGCGAAAATGAGTTTAAAAATAAAGGAGTAACCTACTGCCCACACTGTGACGGTCCTCTCTTTGAAGATAAAAACGTTGCTGTTATCGGTGGTGGTAACTCTGGACTTGAGGCTGCACTTGATTTAGCTGGCTTAGCTAAGCATGTCTATGTTCTTGAGTTCTTACCTGAGCTTAAGGCCGACAAGGTGCTACAGGATCGCGCTGCTAAAACAGACAATATGACTATTCTAAAAAATGTTGCTACAAAGGATATTGTTGGGGACGATCATGTCACAGGGCTTAACTATATCGAGCGTGACAGCAATCAAGAAAAGCATCTTGACCTTGAAGGAGTCTTTGTACAGATTGGCTTGGTGCCAAATACAGCTTGGCTCAAAGACAGCGGTATCAGCTTAACCGATCGTGGCGAGATTATTGTTGATAAATATGGTTCAACCAATATTCCAGGTATCTTTGCCGCAGGCGACTGTACAGATTCAGCCTACAAACAAATTATTATTTCTATGGGGTCAGGTGCTACTGCTGCTATTGGAGCATTTGATTACCTGATTCGTCAGTAA
- a CDS encoding phage protein translates to MGKIDKAARKFKFVSNSKISKFRFLPDWVLSEATYFEKEVIEPSQNHKIYKRGALVFVDFGVNVGSELSGHHFAIVLNKKDSFKNGVLTVIPVSSKGNKFSVKLDGFISQKSKEYLDKTLAQKQEGFYRYRAERIKNTTENLKLMTS, encoded by the coding sequence ATGGGTAAAATAGATAAGGCAGCCCGAAAATTTAAATTTGTATCAAATTCAAAAATATCAAAATTTAGATTTCTCCCAGACTGGGTTTTATCTGAGGCGACATATTTTGAAAAAGAGGTCATAGAACCGTCCCAAAATCACAAGATTTATAAACGTGGTGCTCTCGTATTTGTTGATTTTGGAGTTAATGTGGGGTCTGAATTAAGCGGCCATCATTTTGCTATTGTCCTAAATAAAAAAGACAGTTTTAAAAATGGGGTTTTGACTGTTATCCCCGTTAGTTCAAAAGGTAATAAATTTTCTGTTAAGCTTGACGGTTTTATTTCTCAAAAGTCTAAGGAGTATCTAGACAAGACCCTTGCGCAAAAACAAGAGGGGTTTTATAGATATAGAGCCGAGAGGATTAAAAACACAACGGAAAATCTAAAACTCATGACGAGTTAA
- a CDS encoding phage repressor protein, whose amino-acid sequence MDIGAKLKQRRLEVNVSVEELAKKLGVSKTTIYRYEKGEILKVPTEVLEKISKILNTNPAYFMGWSDTPTPVQTQTLQEIIVTSKQLEQPRQEKVLSFANEQLEEQNKVVSIFDKKSEETEDYITDYVEGLVAAGLGAYQEDNLHMEVKLRADDVPDEYDTIAKVAGDSMEPLIQDNDLLFIKVSSQVNMNDIGIFQVNGKNFVKKLKRDYDGAWYLQSLNNSYEEIYLSEDDSIRTIGEVVDIYREG is encoded by the coding sequence ATGGACATAGGAGCTAAGTTGAAACAGCGCAGACTAGAAGTAAACGTTAGCGTCGAAGAGCTGGCTAAAAAACTCGGGGTCTCCAAAACCACCATCTATAGGTATGAAAAGGGAGAAATTTTAAAAGTACCAACAGAGGTTTTGGAAAAAATTTCAAAAATACTTAATACAAACCCTGCATATTTTATGGGCTGGAGCGATACTCCGACGCCAGTACAAACTCAAACGTTGCAAGAAATCATAGTAACTTCGAAACAACTAGAACAACCTAGACAAGAAAAAGTCCTCAGCTTCGCTAACGAACAATTGGAAGAACAAAATAAAGTTGTTTCTATATTCGATAAAAAATCTGAGGAGACAGAAGATTATATCACTGACTACGTTGAGGGATTGGTTGCCGCTGGTCTTGGGGCATACCAAGAAGACAATTTACATATGGAAGTTAAACTACGTGCTGATGATGTCCCCGATGAGTATGATACTATTGCAAAAGTAGCTGGTGATTCAATGGAACCACTTATTCAAGACAACGATTTGCTATTCATCAAGGTATCTAGCCAAGTCAATATGAATGATATAGGGATATTCCAAGTCAATGGTAAAAATTTTGTAAAAAAACTCAAGCGTGATTATGACGGCGCTTGGTACTTGCAAAGCCTCAACAATAGCTACGAAGAAATTTATTTGTCTGAAGATGACAGCATCAGAACCATTGGGGAGGTTGTAGATATTTATAGAGAGGGTTAG
- a CDS encoding phage protein: protein MMHQIKLSLRNFVETGEIDNIFDIFRILDFYFREVVS from the coding sequence ATGATGCATCAGATAAAGCTTTCGCTAAGAAATTTTGTTGAGACTGGAGAGATTGACAACATCTTCGACATTTTTAGAATTTTAGATTTCTACTTTCGGGAGGTGGTTAGCTGA
- a CDS encoding DNA-binding phage protein — MDSRLLQMLDEFEAGLIDRKIKVIGMLNNETEIYPLELNKKQISKMLGVDPKTFDVRFNSHKDFPRIETGGREKYPRDLVIEWYSKNWERTGIR, encoded by the coding sequence ATGGATAGTAGATTATTACAAATGCTTGATGAGTTTGAGGCGGGTCTGATAGACCGTAAAATCAAAGTCATAGGCATGCTTAATAACGAAACGGAAATTTATCCGCTAGAGCTTAACAAAAAGCAAATCAGTAAGATGCTGGGAGTTGATCCTAAAACATTTGACGTAAGATTTAATAGCCACAAAGATTTTCCGCGCATCGAAACGGGAGGTCGGGAAAAATACCCACGAGATTTAGTTATTGAGTGGTATAGCAAAAACTGGGAAAGGACGGGGATAAGATGA
- a CDS encoding phage protein produces MQYEKQKWVYFKIAEEIKEVAKAYEKYNKVSYAKCLDIRTISKNRIMEINRFDPIGKIRVSDDTLTKIDKMIINNFIHTI; encoded by the coding sequence ATGCAGTACGAAAAACAGAAATGGGTATATTTTAAAATCGCAGAGGAGATTAAAGAAGTTGCTAAAGCGTACGAAAAATACAACAAGGTTTCGTATGCTAAATGTCTTGATATAAGAACAATTAGTAAAAATCGTATTATGGAAATAAATAGATTTGACCCTATCGGTAAAATCAGGGTCTCAGATGATACCCTAACAAAAATTGATAAAATGATTATTAATAATTTTATCCACACTATTTGA
- the prdX gene encoding peroxiredoxin codes for MSLVGKEIAEFSAQAFHNGKFITVTNEDLKGKWAVVCFYPADFSFVCPTELGDLQEQYEILKSLGVEVYSVSTDTHFVHKAWHDDSDVVGTITYPMIGDPSHAISQAFDVLGEDGLAQRGTFIIDPDGVIQMMEINADGIGRDASSLIDKIRAAQYVRKHPGEVCPAKWKEGAETLTPSLDLVGKI; via the coding sequence ATGTCTTTAGTAGGAAAGGAAATTGCTGAATTTTCAGCCCAAGCTTTTCACAATGGAAAATTTATCACTGTAACTAATGAGGATCTTAAAGGGAAATGGGCAGTTGTTTGCTTCTACCCAGCAGACTTTTCTTTTGTTTGCCCAACAGAGCTAGGTGACCTTCAAGAGCAATATGAAATACTAAAATCTTTAGGTGTTGAGGTTTATTCTGTATCTACTGATACACACTTTGTTCATAAGGCATGGCACGATGATTCAGATGTTGTCGGAACAATCACTTACCCAATGATTGGTGACCCATCACATGCTATTTCACAAGCCTTTGATGTTCTTGGTGAGGATGGACTTGCTCAACGCGGTACTTTCATTATTGATCCAGATGGTGTTATCCAAATGATGGAAATCAATGCTGATGGTATCGGACGTGATGCAAGCAGCTTGATTGATAAGATTCGTGCTGCTCAGTACGTTCGTAAGCACCCAGGTGAAGTATGCCCAGCCAAATGGAAAGAAGGGGCTGAAACACTAACACCTAGCCTTGACCTTGTCGGCAAAATTTAA
- a CDS encoding phage protein codes for MPEDLIKQLEAGSEFLAKTCLHSKIIITVDGIRLVETKEFHPVSGTLLD; via the coding sequence ATGCCAGAGGATTTAATCAAACAACTAGAAGCTGGTTCAGAATTTCTAGCAAAGACATGTTTACATAGCAAGATTATTATCACGGTGGATGGTATTCGGCTTGTGGAAACAAAAGAGTTCCACCCAGTGAGCGGAACTCTACTAGATTAG
- a CDS encoding phage protein — protein sequence MQRQYVSSSNVRSVGWENNTLEVEFNNGSIYHYHNVSQTEYRSVLVGSVGSNIHRLAKIHTYTRIV from the coding sequence ATGCAACGTCAATACGTTTCATCTAGTAACGTCCGAAGTGTTGGTTGGGAAAATAACACTTTGGAAGTTGAGTTTAATAATGGTTCTATTTACCATTATCACAATGTAAGCCAAACGGAATACCGTTCTGTTCTTGTTGGGTCTGTTGGCTCAAATATTCATAGATTAGCTAAGATACACACTTATACACGTATTGTCTAA
- the Int-Tn_1 gene encoding integrase, protein MAKFRKRGDKWSYRIYYTDSQGNKREKSKGGFKTKALASAAAIKVEAELNKDIDDISLYDFCKDWAEIYKRPHVVDKTWETYTKNLKHIKKYFGDIKLNKVTHTLYQKKMNVFASKYAQETLEKFHYQIKGAVKVAVRDGLIKTNFAEGAIVKSQKEARAKEFDFLEEDEYLNLIKVTSEKYQYISYFTLYIIAVTGLRFAEATGITWSDIDFEKGFIDINKSFDYSKTQEFKETKNEQSKRQIPIDQQTIKLLKAFKENYYKENKLNRVLYGASNSLCNRLVKKIVGRPVRNHSLRHTYASFLILKGVDLISISQLLGHENLNITLKVYAHQLDKLKEKNNQVIKDIFGHLTDF, encoded by the coding sequence ATGGCAAAATTTAGAAAACGCGGCGACAAGTGGTCTTATCGTATTTACTACACAGATAGTCAGGGGAACAAAAGGGAAAAATCCAAAGGTGGTTTTAAGACAAAAGCATTGGCTTCTGCAGCTGCGATTAAAGTCGAGGCTGAGCTAAATAAAGATATTGATGATATATCACTTTATGATTTTTGCAAGGATTGGGCAGAAATTTACAAACGCCCTCATGTTGTCGATAAAACTTGGGAAACTTACACTAAAAATCTTAAGCACATCAAAAAATATTTTGGCGATATCAAGCTTAATAAAGTAACACATACACTTTACCAAAAGAAAATGAATGTTTTTGCTAGTAAATATGCCCAAGAAACGCTTGAAAAATTCCACTATCAAATCAAAGGGGCTGTTAAAGTCGCTGTTAGAGATGGGCTTATCAAAACAAATTTTGCCGAAGGTGCGATTGTAAAATCTCAAAAAGAAGCTAGAGCAAAAGAATTTGATTTCCTTGAAGAAGATGAATACCTTAATCTTATCAAAGTAACGAGTGAGAAATACCAGTATATTTCCTACTTTACTCTATACATCATAGCAGTGACTGGACTACGATTCGCCGAAGCGACCGGGATAACTTGGAGTGACATAGACTTTGAAAAGGGATTTATAGATATCAATAAATCGTTTGATTACTCAAAAACTCAAGAATTTAAGGAAACAAAAAACGAGCAATCAAAAAGACAAATTCCCATTGATCAGCAAACTATAAAATTGCTCAAAGCATTTAAAGAAAATTATTATAAAGAAAATAAGCTAAATAGGGTGCTCTACGGAGCTTCTAACTCACTCTGCAATAGATTAGTTAAAAAAATTGTTGGTCGTCCTGTGCGTAATCACTCTCTACGTCATACTTACGCATCTTTTTTAATCCTAAAGGGCGTTGACCTAATATCCATATCGCAGTTGCTTGGGCATGAGAACCTAAACATCACTTTAAAAGTGTATGCCCATCAGCTAGATAAACTCAAAGAAAAGAACAATCAGGTAATAAAAGACATCTTCGGACATTTGACCGATTTTTGA
- a CDS encoding DNA-binding phage protein has protein sequence MLLTILSNSDEWRVYPEELAKRCRDSVDAVRTQLKALEKAGYIRSYRKSLGGRYGTETHRFCSDTKISDEVFQELLKELNC, from the coding sequence TTGTTGTTGACCATTCTTAGCAATAGCGATGAGTGGCGAGTATATCCGGAGGAATTGGCTAAACGTTGCAGAGATAGTGTTGACGCTGTCAGAACTCAGCTAAAAGCACTTGAGAAAGCTGGATACATCAGAAGTTATCGGAAGTCGCTTGGCGGGCGATATGGTACCGAAACCCATAGATTTTGCTCAGACACAAAAATAAGTGATGAGGTTTTTCAAGAGCTGCTTAAAGAATTAAATTGCTAA
- a CDS encoding phage repressor, producing MVNVQKLKGVIVEKGTTQQAVADSIGIDRSTFYRKMKSGGAFTLDEAGNIARAISLTKEEAIEIFFSNVVA from the coding sequence ATGGTTAATGTCCAAAAATTAAAAGGTGTGATTGTTGAAAAAGGGACTACTCAACAAGCTGTTGCAGATAGTATCGGAATTGATAGAAGTACCTTCTACCGTAAGATGAAGAGCGGCGGAGCTTTTACGTTAGATGAAGCAGGAAATATTGCACGAGCTATCTCGCTTACAAAAGAAGAAGCAATAGAAATTTTTTTTAGCAACGTAGTTGCGTAA
- a CDS encoding phage protein, with amino-acid sequence MIKKLFNFIFAKPKEESRQPYQQPRGFLDFETGRRIEIDPKTQKEYFV; translated from the coding sequence ATGATTAAAAAACTATTTAACTTTATTTTTGCAAAGCCAAAAGAAGAATCAAGGCAACCTTATCAACAACCGAGAGGTTTTCTGGATTTTGAAACAGGCAGACGCATTGAAATCGACCCAAAAACACAAAAGGAGTATTTTGTATGA